The Rhodobacter sp. genome segment GCGCAGTCCTGACAGGGCGTAGGCGCCGACCTCGGCCGCGTTGGCTTGCAGCCCTTCGTCCTGCACGACGCGCAGGGTGGCCATGGCGGCGGCGGCGCTGACGGGGTTGCCGCCAAAGGTGTTGAAATAGCGAAACCGGCTGCGAAACGCCTGCATCGTCTGGGCGGGCGCGACCACGGCGGCGACCGGGTGGCCGTTCGCCATCGGCTTGCCCAGGGTCACGATGTCGGGCGTCAGGCCGATCTTCTGGTGCCCCCAGAAATGACTGCCGACGCGGCCAAAGCCGGGCTGAACCTCGTCCGCGATGATGACGCCGCCGGCCTTGCGCACCACGGCGACCACGGGGTCCAGCCAGCCATGGGGCAGGGTGGGGAAACCTTCATTGGCAAAGAACGGATCGAGGATCAACGACGAGAACCCGCAGCCGCGGTCCTCGAGCACCGCGATCTGCTTCGCGACCTCGGCGGCAAAGGCGTGGGCGTGGGCCATGCCCGGCTCACCGCCCAGGGGGCGATAGCTGTCGGGCGCGGGCACGAATACGACGGAATCCCAATACCCGCCCGGCGGCGGGTTGGTCTGCGAAAGCTGGTGCACGGCGGTGGTGTTGCCGTGATAGGTGTGGTCGGTGGCGATCACGCCGGTCTTGCCGGTCAGCGCCTGCGCCATGCGCAGCGCCACGTCGTTCGCCTCGGAGCCGGTGCAGCACAGGAGCGCGGTGTCAAAGGGCGCGTCGAAGGTCGCGGTCAGGGCTTCGACATAATCGAGGATCCCCTCGTGCAGATAGCGGGTGTGGGTGTTCAGTGTGCCCGCCTGCCGGCAGATCGCCTCGACCACGCGGGGGTGGCAGTGGCCGACATGCGGGACGTTGTTGTAGCAATCCAGATACTGACGCCCGTCGGCGTCCCACAGCCACACCCCCTGACCCCGCACCAGATGCACGGGGTCTGTG includes the following:
- a CDS encoding aminotransferase class III-fold pyridoxal phosphate-dependent enzyme, yielding MSTFYTDPVHLVRGQGVWLWDADGRQYLDCYNNVPHVGHCHPRVVEAICRQAGTLNTHTRYLHEGILDYVEALTATFDAPFDTALLCCTGSEANDVALRMAQALTGKTGVIATDHTYHGNTTAVHQLSQTNPPPGGYWDSVVFVPAPDSYRPLGGEPGMAHAHAFAAEVAKQIAVLEDRGCGFSSLILDPFFANEGFPTLPHGWLDPVVAVVRKAGGVIIADEVQPGFGRVGSHFWGHQKIGLTPDIVTLGKPMANGHPVAAVVAPAQTMQAFRSRFRYFNTFGGNPVSAAAAMATLRVVQDEGLQANAAEVGAYALSGLRELATRHPAIGDVRGSGLFFGAEMVLDRGTKAPATAYVKALANGMRQRGVLLNFLGIHYNVLKIRPPMPFARAHVDQLIDTLDAVMTATPLA